The sequence ATCCGCTTTAATCTGATGGCCGTAGTGCCTGACCGTAGACTAAAATATGAGAGCAGACTGAACATCTTAAAGATGAACAGACAGACTGTGCTGGAGGCTTTACAGCAGGTAAGAGGATATAAATCTTCCTTCTCACAGTTTCTTAATAACCTGTATTGTTAGAACCTGAGGCATTTTCGTTCTTTTGTGATCTCTGTCTATAGTTGATCCGGGTGACACAGCCAGAGTTGATACAGGCTCAGAAACCCTCAGAGAGTCAgaataatgaagagtcaaaggcAAATCCAGCaaagcctgcagcaggccaggaGGCAACAAACACCGTCAATACCTCAAATAATCCTACAGGTACCATATGTATTTTACATTATAGAAGTTATTTAcctaaatttatttttaatttgggTGCTAGGGATACATTGTAACCATCTCAATCTTGTCAGGCAGCAAGTCTGTAGAAACCAATCCGTCATATAACTTAGATCTTcatctttagggtatgtgcacactatggaatatctgtggagacttcaagcggatCCTGCCAGGCGACCCAAAGTTCCGCACATACCAATTggaacaggcggaacttcaagtggaggccgTCTGGCAGAATCCATTTGAAGTCTCTGCGGTAATTCTGTAATGTTCACATACCCAAATTTAGAATTGCCACAAAGCTTAGGGCAGAAAAGGGGCAGAAGGCCCAGTAGAGATTGAGCTAGACTTTTAAGGTATATTTTAGGTAGAGGGTCTCTTGAATTAGTGCTATGTATATTCTGATGATATTGTGTCTGTCATAATGTAGATGTGAGTGGAGATGCAGCCGGATCTGTCCAGCGTGCTTCTACAACGAATGCCTACAGCAAACTTAATGCCGTTCCTCATAATGGGGGCACAGCCACTCCACAAGCACCCCGGCTCCCTGCTTTCCTGGATAACCACAATTATGCCAAGTCACCAATGCAGGTGTGTGCTAGGGATGGGCAGGGGACTGGTAGAGGGATGTATACCTTGGTATTATCTCAGTTGTACACAGATCATGAGGTTTGGTAGGTTGGGGTGTGCAGCAAGGTAGATTATTGGGAACAAGGACATTGATGCATGTCCTTTGCTCTGTGCAACATTTAACTATAGGAGGAAGAAGATTTGGCTGCAGGTGTTGGGCGATCACGTGGAATCCCACCACCCTCTCCAGACTCAGATGAAGATGAGGAAGAGGAAACTGAGACATCTTCAAGACCACCACCCCTTTCAGGGCGAGTAAAGTTACTTCTATTATTTCCTTAAAGAAAAATATTGAATCTGACCTACCATGGCCCAACAGAAAATATGAATGAAGGTCATTCTACTGGGTTATCACAACAAGAGGTGATGGGATCACTTACAGTTCTCTTGAGAACCCTGCATGACTTCTCCCTTTAAGGCAAACTGGCCTGAAGATAATACTGGACAGCAGATGATTCTTTAAAATGGATTCTTTATTGAATAAGTGTAACCCCTTTTTTAAGCTAGACACAATGCATACACTGGATAAAATTGTTTTGTACTTCAAAATGTGTAATTTGACAAAGAGTAGAGAATCTATTTTgaacgttttttttttgctgtccaGTGGTATCTTCTGGCTGGTTTGCGTTCAAGGGAATTGCAGGATTCTTTAAGAAACCCTAAGAGGGATCCAGTGacctcacactttttttttttttttcaaccctaCCCGTGGATTGCGGTCAAGGCTAGGCCTTCAAACCCCAGCAGCACTGTACTCTATCCAAAAATCATGTTAAGGCACACATTCTTTTATGCAGGTTTATCATTGTTTCCTTTTAAACAGTAAGAAACACTTTCAAACTGCAATGATATATAAGAAATTGTTCAATCCAGTGCTTAAAAATGCCAAGACAACAACTTCAGACTCCCATATAGAGAGGATAGGAGACCTCTTGCACGTTATGAAGTTTTGGGGACACACACTCCCTTTGTCAAGTTTGACAAAGGGGGAGTGTTCCCTCGAAACAACATTGTAGTGCGTGAGAGGATGAGTATCCCCTCTGAAGCATGTTGAGGTTCACTGTTCAGTGTTACGTGTAAAATTTATCTGGACTGTCCCATTCTCTAGAAACCAACTCACTGCAATATTTGTGTCTGTATTAACACAACTTTTATAGGTGAGTGTGCTTATTACATTCCCTCTGAGCACCTGACACCTCATTTTTACTAAATGCTGTGTATCTGTGTTCAGCCTGGGGCAGCACATCTAATCAGATTTGCTCATGTTGCACAGGTTCAAGAGGAGAAGCTCTGAATCTCTGCCACCGCCACCTGGTCCTGAACTTCCTGCTATTGTCTTGGCTGAGAAGTTAAAAGAAACTCAGAAAGAACTAAGTTCTCCACTCTCTATAAAGACCGCAGCTCCTGTGGCTCCTCATTCACAGCCGTCTCCAACCCCCAGCAATGAGAGTACAGACACCGCTTCAGAAATTGGCAGTGCTTTTAACTCCCCCTTACGATCGCCTCTGAGATCCGCTAACCCCACCCGACCTTCAAGCCCCGTCACATCACATCTCTCTAAGGTCTTGTTTGGAGAGGAGGAGCCTCTTCTGCGATTGGACTCTGTTCGATACAACCGTGCAGTGCGGGAGCTGGGGCCACTGGTTGGCACAGGAATTCTACATCTTAGCCGGGATGGGCACCTTTGTACACTCAGCCGGATGGGTGAGTATGATAAGTGGAAGGAATGTCTTCAGCAAATCGTCCCTCTCCTTTTTATATGTTGAACAGCAGTAAAAGTAATTGACGGAGATGATACATGTTCATAGAAATTAGGGCATTTTTGCTTATGATCCTGAATTTAGAAATGGGCAAAAATTGTCTTCAAGTGTTGTATAATGTTAATAGAAGTTACTGTAAGACACTGTGAGGTTCAATTCAGTCAGAAGTGACCGACTCAGAAGGCTGGAGCTCTATAACAATATAGGTAACAAGCGATTCATTATTATATATTGATTACCTTCAGATTCTGGAAAGGTGTCCCCTAAAATCAGCAAACTGGAGGAAGGAAGAGAAAATGCAGAGGCAGATGGATCCCGCTGCAAAGCTCCAGATGCTCCAGTAGGAGACAGGTTTTCTCCAAAGGTAATGACATGTTTTCCATTATGATATATCAGTAAAGTCAGTTTGCCAGATTTTTCATTTTTGACTGATTCAGAAGAACAGTAGTTCTGTTAAGAGTTTACACTGATTGAGCAGTCTGAAACATAGAGATATGGCTTGTATTTTCTTCTAGGAACTTTTGGCCCTGCTGAAATGTGTGGAGGCTGAAATCTCTACATCTGAGGCTAGTCTTAGAGAAGAGCTGGAAAAACGCAAGAAATTCAAGGTACCGTCATCTGTTCATTTCATTTCCCTGCAATTTTTGTCTTGCCTGCTTTATTCACTGTTCTCTTCCTATCCTTCCAGATCGACGACCAGAGAAGGACCCACAACTATGATGAGTTTATCTGTGCCTTCATCTCTATGTTGGCTCAGGAAGGTAAATGTCCAGCCTCAGGATGAGGGGTAGGAGGCTGAACATAAGTCCAAGTACTAACAACTCGTGTCTGTTTCTTAGGAATGCTGGCCAGCTTGGTGGAGCAGAACATATCTGTTAGGAGACGGCAAGGAGTTAGCATTGGTCGCCTGCATAAACAGAGAAAGCCAGACCGTCGCAAACGTTCTCGTCCTTACAAGGCCAAGCGCCAGTGATCTAATGGTAGATAGTTTTTCTTCTGCAGTCATTAATGCAATACTGACATAATGGTAGGGCGGATCTCCCTGTATTCACAactatgtatatgatgtatataaatGGTTTTTATACCTCTTATGTATAATCATGTCCTGTATCACCTGTATACTTTGATTGCTTTGTTGTTGTCCCCTGCACCCTAGTCACGTTATTTAGCATCAGAAACCTTGTCACCTGACCGTTCCATTATAGAGAACTCACTGGTGTTGCGCTGCGGGCAGGTCCCTGACTATTGACTGTATATGAAACACTGGCTGGTTCCATAGCATCCTAATCACCACAGATCACACTAAGTCCCAAGAGGTGAAAGTATGTTGTAGCTGTTTGTTCTTTTTAATTTTgcaatgtaataaacacaacaaaacCCTAAAATGCATGAAAAGAAATGTATGTGAGACATGCTAACCATGCATAAACATTACACCAACACACCTTGCATTATATGTGATTGGAAATAATGTCTCACGTTGCTCACATAAACTGTGGAGGAATAGGGAAATTGTGTATTCTGGGAGAGGCTAATATTAGAAGATAATCCGGTTGTGCTACAGTACTGATGGCCAAACAAGTTCTCCTTCCCACATAgttggagatttaaaaaaaaaacgacctCCTTCTATAAAGCTTAGAGCGGTTGCTTATGGTGACAACCACTGTCCTTATGTTCTATGACAGTGTTTCTCGACTCCAGTCCTCAAATACCCctaacaggtcatgatttgaggacATTCCATACAAACACCATACCTGTGGTGATACCTGATGCGCTGTCTAcatttatatcacctgtgaaataccaaGGAAATGATGGCTGCCATGTATTACTGCATTCCGATAGAGGTATTCTCTGTTGCAGCCAATCCTTTAATCATTACTTATAGTAAGTATTCTGCTGTAATATACTTTGTGTCTGAGGGTTTGTGAGAATTTGGCAATTGTATATTGATAATATGGACTCCAAGCTGATACATGTTACccgcactgatacactgtaacaaaccagtAGACTGTCTGAGCAAGACTAGTCTCTAACTTGGCATAGGAATGATATCACCTGCTGACAGGTAAGCATATTTGTGTGCTTTTATTTTGATAGCTAAACCCGCCAGCATACCTACTCGTGCCATCGTTGGTGGTGATCACTTCTATGCCCTAAATACTTATGAGCCCACAGACTGCCAACTGGGCACCACTGATCAGTTCTCAACAAAGACAGGTACACATGCTGTTGACAGCCAAGCAGTGATGCACCACATGGATGATGACGGTTGATATTTTTGAATGAGGCCACaggtcatctataaaggggacctATTAACACAAAATCTCTTTTGTCTACCAACATCAAGTTATAGAGCAAGCAGAGCTGAGCAGAATGAAATATCTGTGTGAGGAAATATTCAGCATGACTTCCAATTTATTAAAGGGAGTCAGCTGTAAGTCACTGAATTGCTGATTTTAtttgatagctgttaggtcatggAGACACATAAATCCAGCTGTACTTTCAGATTGAagaatgcttttattttacagtaagacgagtcaaagaggcttttcaagCTTCTGGAAGCTGATTCCCAAGCAGCCTCAGGTAGAGGAGAAGGAGTGAGGAGGCATTATAGCCCTCGACAATTCAGCTGGGGAAACCTTTTTGACTTTTTGTTCCATAGAGTAAAAGTGTTTCTCTATGTTCTGGACCCATATGAAAagcaccatgtgtctccttaacaGCAGtgtaacagtgccagcagtttggaacatgaattgttgccaacagattccctttatttgCTCTCCCTGCTTTTCAcctgcttaggagtccagtgggtggtctcaTTCAGGGACTGACGGCCTTTCCTGTGTGAGCTTGCAGCAACAGCTGTCAATAACTGATTAGGAACTCATTGTGGATTCCTAAAGGTATGATTTCTATATATGTCTGCTCTTCCTTCTCTATAAACATGCTGGCAGATCAGACTGCATGTCTAATGTGACAGGTTCTATTTAAGTAAAAGGTGAGAGGTTGAAATACTAAGGGCCAGATTTATGAAGGTTGTGCTAGATGCAGACATGGCAAAAGACTGCATATTTGTGAGCAAACAATGTTTGTGCAAAAACTGATGACTTTGTCCCCTAAATTAGAACAGATAAAATGAAATTCATAGTACATCCTGTAGACTTTTATGTTTAGACCAGTTGTGGTACATCTGCAGCAAAGAGTCTTTATTTCTGCCTGATGCAGTGACGGCACATACAGTCTGTCATTGGATTTTCATCAGTAATCTAGGGCACATATAAGGGCCACTCCGCGCTTTATCCAGTGTGACTGGGGCTTGCTGCTGGAAAGCTCCACTGCGATGACATAGTTAGTGGAATGGCCCGTGGTTGAGAGAGTTcctagaaagaagaaaaagaagaatcaATGAAGACACCATAATATGAGAGAATATCCCCTACAAAGGTGTTTTCCATTTTTTCCTTACCTGCCCTCGTCAGTGTTTTATAAATGGGGCACAAGTATGTCCCAGATACAGGTGGCTTGCGTTCAGAAACAGGGACGAGCCAGATGACTGCCATTTCTGTGTAAAGTTCTTTGGGCTTTGACTCTGCTAACTGCATTGTAGTCTTGTCCCAACAAGCTCCTTCCAGATACAAGCCATATATATAACATCCTTCTGAAGGGCGCTCTTGTAGATCTGGCACTGTCTCGCTGAGAACCTGGACAAGATACAAAGGAACATTCTGATAGAACTGACTGTGTATAAGGGAGATGTTCACCCCTACATAATGGAAAATCTACAGTGATGTTTGGAGTCAATAATGTTATAAACGGAGACAGCACTTTAGTAAAGATGAAAAAATCttgtggctttattcacacccATGCCagggtgtgaataaagccacaaGATTTTTTTCATCTTTACTAAAGTGCTGTCTCCGTTTATAACATTGTTCTAAGTCCGGATGCCCGAGTTCaatctggtgaggcgtgcactgcTCTAATTTTTTGCCTTTTGGCAGTTTGTGCTGTTACCTATTTCATACAGTTGTTTGGAGTCAATAGGCCAGCAAATCTGGTTACCAACTTGCAAACATCTCTGTGCCTGCTTTACCTATGCTTAGCTGTAGTGCGGATGTAGACTAGCCTTTGTGCTGGctcctatacaatatatatacacacagacacactaaAAACTAGATCCTGTAAACCTTCCAGATCAGTACCATGCAGTCTGATCTCTGTGTTCAGCCCTTTCTCTGGCGGTGGGATCggacagtgattttccatcaataTTTGTTGGTGAAGTCTCTGGAGACCCcagtacactttatactgatggctaACACaactataaagtgtatggggacctttagggtccatttacacagaaaggttatctgacagataatctgccaaagttttgaagccaaagccaggaatgaatttaaaaagaggagaaatttcaggctttcctttatgacctgatctctgtttatagtccgtttctggctttggctttaaatctttgggagataatctgtcagataatctttctgtgtaaatgcacactAAGTGACAAACATATAAGAAGTGAGGAGGGTGGAAGGAAAAACAGCcatgtgagtacagaaggaagctcttttgtgTAAAAGGATCTACTAcagtttcttatatttgcttgtacaATTGATTTGCACAGttgtttaaagtgacaggtaaactttaatagCAGTGATATATATGGATTGATGCATTCAGGATATTCTCAGCACTGGATAGATGTCTGCTGACCTCACCTTAAAATCAAAGGAGATTGTATCAATGGAAATGACATGTTTTCTTGCAAAATTCTGTAACGTGCCAGTTAGGAATGCCTGAGGAAAAAATAATCCACTTATCCAGAAGACAGCTGGGATGCCCTCTGTGATCCACTTCTGAAGGAAGTCAAGTCTCTGCAGAAGATCTATGACCCAGGAAGCGAGGGGCTTCAGAGATGGATAAGCCTACAAAGAGACAGCATTCAGTAACATTGACTTGGAGCAGTCTAATGAAGAGTCTTTAACGGCAAGTACTCACCTTTGCTCTCCAGAGCTCTGGCACAGAGTTGTTATATAGACTGTTCGCCATGAGCTCCAGCTGAGAAGACATGACGACCTGGCCTTTCATTGCCTTAAGCAGATCTCCCAGGGACTGGAAGAGGACGCTGAGGAGTCGGTTATACCTGAGGGGACAGGGACTAATGCAGTAACTGCTATACACCGACGCAACAGATTGTGCAGCTTGACCAGTTTCTTTACCGTATGACTTCTTGTACCAGCACAGTGTTCATTGACTCTTGATACATGACAGGATACTTTGCCATCACGTCCTGCACTGGGATTAGCTGTGGAATCTTCTTCAGGATTCCTTCTGCAATTTCTTCCACCATCTATGGAAACATACAAGCCTTTTAACTGCCTGGCCAATACAAACTATCAGCTATCGACCAAGGCAATAGCTGAAACGCATCCTTATTTATATGACTACATTATGTCTATGAACTTCATTCTTTCCCGTAAgaattggtgagtgctgggacctCTGTAAAATTGCTATCACTGTATCGTCCACGAGCACCGCATACAGCGGAGTGCCGACACTGAGCATAATACAAACATCTTGGAGATGAAAGTGCTTGTGATCATAGTACTTGCCTCATCGCGGCTCCCGCCTGTACTCTGTGTGCGTGGCTGAAGGGTTACGAGAGATCCCAGCAGGGTGAAGCTTTCATTCTGGGCAAAAGTAATGTTTGCATTTTCATGGAGTCCAAACAATTCTGTCATATCGTTGAGAGGGAGAGATCGGATGTATTGCAGGTAACCCTGTTGTGACAGAATGTGAAAGAGTAGTGTAAACAACAAGATCACATGAAAACACAAATGAAAGTG is a genomic window of Dendropsophus ebraccatus isolate aDenEbr1 chromosome 4, aDenEbr1.pat, whole genome shotgun sequence containing:
- the BAP1 gene encoding ubiquitin carboxyl-terminal hydrolase BAP1, whose product is MAARRDPGAEQPDVIQVCLLVKLPARSVTSEPRRHGGDNMNKGWLELESDPGLFTLLVEDFGVKGVQVEEIYDLQSKCPGPVYGFIFLFKWIEERRSRRKVSTLLDDTSVMEDEVVNNMFFAHQLIPNSCATHALLSVLLNCNGVHLGPTLSRIKDFTKGFSPESKGYAIGNAPELAKAHNSHARPEPRHLPEKQNGISAVRTMEAFHFVSYVPIKGRLFELDGLKVYPIDHGPWAEDEEWTDKARRVIMERIGLATAGEPYHDIRFNLMAVVPDRRLKYESRLNILKMNRQTVLEALQQLIRVTQPELIQAQKPSESQNNEESKANPAKPAAGQEATNTVNTSNNPTDVSGDAAGSVQRASTTNAYSKLNAVPHNGGTATPQAPRLPAFLDNHNYAKSPMQEEEDLAAGVGRSRGIPPPSPDSDEDEEEETETSSRPPPLSGFKRRSSESLPPPPGPELPAIVLAEKLKETQKELSSPLSIKTAAPVAPHSQPSPTPSNESTDTASEIGSAFNSPLRSPLRSANPTRPSSPVTSHLSKVLFGEEEPLLRLDSVRYNRAVRELGPLVGTGILHLSRDGHLCTLSRMDSGKVSPKISKLEEGRENAEADGSRCKAPDAPVGDRFSPKELLALLKCVEAEISTSEASLREELEKRKKFKIDDQRRTHNYDEFICAFISMLAQEGMLASLVEQNISVRRRQGVSIGRLHKQRKPDRRKRSRPYKAKRQ